From the Ferrigenium kumadai genome, one window contains:
- a CDS encoding YDG domain-containing protein yields the protein MKRHASMNRTYRLVWSQVTHTWVAVAENARGHGKSISGRKLMAVLMALLSPLAQAVPVGGQVVSGTGSIAQSGATTTINQTSQNLSLSWQSFNTAPTETVNFVQPSAAAIAVNRIYDTNGTQFLGHLNANGQVYLINPNGILFGAGSQVNVGGLVASTLDINDASLNSATRSFSGNGNGSVVNQGTINGGYVAFIGNTVSNQGTIVANGGTVALGAGNAVTLTFAGNSLVHMQVDQNTLNNLAKNGGLIRADGGMVLLTAGAKNALLASVVNNTGVIEARSVQNVNGTIVLDGGNLGAASNSGTLDASGLGAGETGGTVKVLGGTIDLLAGSNINVSGDAGGGTALVGGNFQGKGPEQNAATATVAANTAINADAVTNGNGGKVVVWSDSHTSFDGSISARGGAAGGNGGSVETSGKKLDIGNNTRVTTLSPLGTAGNWLLDPVDFTIGVGGNITAATLITDLGLGSVTIQTGATMTCTGVACGAGTAGNGDIKLLPNEVVNWAGANSLTLSAYRNIDIGDGATFDASAGTTGNINLYADNTGTGIGTVTYGATNLGFVSVNTGAINIRYNPVNFTAAIPTVYGASNNAGTVNVFKLLNINNASGAVNNKTYDGTTTATLGTAFSLLSSPDNVTVGQRVSLSAAGATATFADKNVANGKTVTLSGYTLTGADAALYYLNGQPANKTANITSASITVSGITAGNKVYDATTAATVNTAGAVLTGKIGADVVTVSATGTFANKNVANGKTVTLSSTYSGADAGNYTFTDQASTTANITPANLTVTGITANNKTYDATVAATLAGTATVAALGSDVVSVGGAGSGTFADKNVGNGKAVTVTGYTISGTDAGNYTLVQPTGVTANIAPKSLTVSGVTANNKTYDGTTTATLQGPAVLEAALGTDVVTLGGLASGAFADKNVGNGKTVTVSGFALSGADAGNYTVVQPTGVTANIIPRTLTLLATAVNKTYDATTTATLSPGSAWLNGSLVAGETVTLNGTGTGAFLDKNVGNGKAVTLSGFSLGGADAGNYTMVQGGVSANIFQKSLTVSGVTANNKTYDTSVAATLSGTATVAALGSDVVSVGGTGSGTFATKTVGNGKAVTVTGYTISGTDAGNYWVIQPTGLTANITPANLLVTGVVANSKTYDGTNSATLVGLASVVAYGTDAVTVGGTGSGTFADKNVGNAKAVTVTGYTLGGADAGNYAIVQPGSTANITPAAITVSGISASNKTYDATTAATVNTAGAVYTGKIGADVVTVSATGTFADKNVANGKTVTLTSTHGGADAGNYTFTDQASTTANITPAAITVSGITASNKTYDATTAATVNTAGAVLTGKMGADVVTVSATGTFADKNVANGKTVTLTSTHGGADAGNYTFTDQASTTANITPANLAVTGVTAANKTYDATIAATLGGTATVTALGTDVVTLGGTGSGTFANKNVGSGKAVTVTGYTLGGTDAGNYTVVQPTGVTANITPANLAVTGVTAANKVYDATTTATLSGTASIAVLGTDVVSLGGLASGAFADKNVGTGKAVTVTGYTISGADAGNYALGQPAGLTANITPAALSISGITASDKTHDGTTAATISTAGAVYTGKLGADAVSVSATGTFADPNVGNGKTVTLTSTYGGADAGNYTITDQASTTANITSVSVPAAPPQPAQNAIAQVQASVLPPQASIQPQALSLSPSITVEQSSGAVSVSKDETTSGAGSSALVNTTLNIGGMGATLHIVNGGMKLPENMVHVND from the coding sequence ATGAAGCGTCACGCATCGATGAACCGCACTTATCGTCTGGTCTGGAGCCAGGTCACCCATACCTGGGTTGCTGTTGCCGAGAACGCCAGGGGGCATGGCAAGTCGATTTCGGGACGCAAGCTCATGGCGGTCCTGATGGCGCTGCTGTCGCCGCTGGCGCAGGCTGTGCCGGTGGGCGGGCAGGTCGTTTCGGGTACGGGCAGCATCGCCCAATCCGGCGCCACCACCACCATCAACCAGACCAGCCAGAACCTCTCACTCAGCTGGCAAAGCTTCAACACCGCGCCGACGGAGACGGTGAACTTCGTGCAGCCCTCGGCTGCCGCCATCGCGGTCAACCGCATTTACGACACCAACGGCACCCAGTTCCTCGGACACCTCAATGCCAACGGCCAGGTCTACCTCATCAACCCCAACGGCATCCTGTTCGGCGCGGGCTCGCAGGTCAACGTCGGCGGCCTGGTGGCCTCCACGCTGGACATCAATGACGCCAGCCTGAACAGCGCGACGCGCAGCTTCAGTGGCAACGGCAACGGCAGCGTCGTCAACCAGGGCACGATCAACGGCGGCTATGTGGCGTTCATCGGCAACACCGTCAGCAACCAGGGCACCATCGTTGCGAATGGCGGCACGGTGGCGCTCGGCGCGGGCAATGCCGTCACGCTGACCTTCGCGGGCAACAGCCTGGTGCACATGCAGGTGGACCAGAATACCCTGAACAACCTCGCCAAGAACGGCGGCCTGATCCGTGCCGACGGCGGGATGGTGCTGCTGACCGCGGGCGCGAAGAATGCGCTGCTCGCCAGCGTGGTGAACAACACCGGCGTCATCGAGGCGCGCAGCGTGCAGAACGTTAACGGCACCATCGTGCTCGACGGCGGGAACCTCGGCGCAGCGAGTAACAGCGGTACGCTGGACGCTTCCGGCCTGGGTGCCGGCGAGACCGGTGGCACGGTGAAGGTGCTGGGTGGCACGATCGACCTGCTCGCGGGCAGCAACATCAATGTTTCCGGCGACGCGGGCGGCGGCACGGCACTGGTCGGCGGCAACTTCCAGGGCAAGGGGCCGGAACAGAACGCCGCAACCGCCACCGTCGCGGCCAATACCGCCATCAATGCCGATGCCGTCACGAACGGCAACGGCGGCAAGGTCGTCGTCTGGTCGGACAGCCACACCAGCTTCGACGGCTCGATCAGCGCGCGCGGCGGCGCTGCCGGCGGCAACGGCGGCTCGGTCGAGACCTCGGGTAAAAAGCTGGACATCGGCAACAACACGCGCGTGACCACGCTATCGCCGCTGGGCACGGCGGGCAACTGGCTGCTCGATCCGGTGGACTTCACTATTGGTGTCGGTGGCAACATAACGGCTGCAACCTTGATTACTGACTTGGGACTAGGTTCTGTGACCATCCAGACCGGGGCGACCATGACCTGTACGGGAGTTGCCTGCGGTGCGGGTACGGCGGGCAACGGCGACATCAAGTTGCTTCCCAATGAGGTTGTGAACTGGGCTGGGGCTAACTCGCTGACCCTGAGCGCCTACCGCAACATCGACATCGGTGATGGCGCAACCTTTGACGCAAGTGCGGGCACAACAGGCAACATTAACCTGTATGCCGATAATACGGGTACCGGTATTGGCACCGTAACTTATGGCGCTACCAATTTGGGTTTCGTCTCCGTTAACACCGGAGCCATCAATATCCGATACAACCCGGTTAATTTCACCGCTGCCATTCCAACGGTATATGGTGCCTCTAATAACGCAGGCACTGTCAATGTATTCAAGCTGCTCAACATCAACAACGCTTCAGGCGCCGTGAACAACAAAACCTACGACGGCACTACCACGGCCACGTTGGGCACCGCGTTTTCACTGCTGAGTTCGCCCGACAATGTCACCGTGGGCCAGCGCGTCAGCCTGAGCGCCGCCGGCGCGACCGCCACCTTCGCCGACAAGAACGTCGCCAACGGCAAAACCGTGACCCTTTCCGGCTATACATTGACTGGCGCCGATGCCGCCCTCTACTACCTGAACGGCCAGCCCGCGAACAAGACCGCCAACATCACGTCGGCTTCGATCACCGTCAGCGGCATCACCGCCGGCAACAAGGTCTACGACGCGACCACCGCAGCCACCGTGAACACCGCGGGCGCGGTGCTCACCGGCAAGATCGGCGCCGACGTGGTGACGGTCTCCGCCACCGGCACTTTCGCCAACAAGAACGTCGCCAACGGCAAGACCGTCACCTTGAGCAGCACCTACAGCGGCGCCGACGCAGGCAACTACACCTTCACCGACCAGGCCAGCACCACCGCCAACATCACGCCGGCCAACCTCACCGTGACGGGCATCACCGCGAACAACAAGACTTACGACGCCACCGTTGCAGCGACACTCGCAGGCACGGCGACTGTCGCTGCGCTGGGCAGCGATGTGGTTTCCGTGGGCGGCGCCGGCAGCGGTACCTTCGCCGACAAGAACGTCGGCAACGGCAAGGCCGTGACGGTGACCGGTTACACGATCAGCGGTACTGATGCCGGCAACTACACGCTGGTACAGCCGACCGGCGTGACCGCAAACATCGCGCCGAAGTCGCTGACGGTGAGCGGCGTCACCGCAAATAACAAGACCTATGACGGGACCACGACGGCGACGCTGCAGGGGCCGGCAGTACTTGAAGCTGCGCTGGGCACTGATGTAGTGACGCTGGGCGGTCTAGCCAGCGGGGCGTTCGCGGACAAGAACGTGGGCAACGGCAAGACGGTGACGGTGAGCGGCTTTGCGCTGAGCGGCGCGGATGCCGGTAACTACACGGTGGTGCAGCCGACCGGCGTGACGGCGAACATCATTCCGAGGACGCTGACGCTGCTCGCCACCGCAGTTAACAAGACGTATGACGCGACCACGACGGCGACGCTGAGCCCGGGGAGCGCGTGGCTGAATGGTTCGCTGGTGGCGGGAGAAACGGTGACGCTGAATGGGACGGGCACAGGGGCGTTCTTGGACAAGAATGTGGGCAACGGCAAGGCGGTAACGCTGAGCGGCTTTTCGCTGGGCGGTGCGGACGCGGGCAACTACACGATGGTGCAAGGTGGCGTGTCGGCGAACATCTTTCAGAAGTCGTTGACGGTAAGCGGCGTCACCGCAAATAACAAGACCTACGACACCAGTGTTGCCGCCACCTTGAGCGGCACGGCGACCGTCGCCGCGCTGGGCAGCGACGTGGTTTCCGTGGGCGGCACCGGTAGCGGCACTTTCGCCACCAAGACCGTTGGCAACGGCAAGGCCGTCACGGTGACCGGTTACACCATCAGCGGAACTGATGCCGGCAACTACTGGGTTATACAGCCCACCGGCCTCACCGCCAACATTACGCCGGCCAACCTGTTGGTGACCGGGGTGGTCGCCAACAGCAAGACCTACGACGGTACCAACTCGGCCACGCTGGTCGGATTGGCAAGCGTCGTTGCGTATGGCACCGACGCGGTCACCGTGGGCGGCACCGGCAGCGGCACCTTCGCCGACAAGAACGTCGGCAACGCCAAGGCCGTCACCGTGACCGGCTACACGCTGGGTGGGGCCGACGCGGGCAACTACGCCATCGTACAGCCCGGGTCGACCGCCAACATTACGCCGGCGGCGATCACCGTGAGCGGCATCAGCGCCAGCAACAAGACCTACGACGCCACCACCGCCGCCACCGTCAACACCGCAGGCGCGGTGTATACCGGCAAGATCGGCGCCGACGTGGTGACGGTTTCCGCCACCGGCACCTTCGCCGACAAGAACGTCGCAAACGGCAAGACCGTCACGCTGACCAGCACCCACGGCGGCGCCGATGCGGGCAACTACACCTTCACCGACCAGGCCAGCACCACCGCCAACATCACGCCGGCGGCGATCACCGTGAGCGGCATCACCGCCAGCAACAAGACCTACGATGCCACCACCGCCGCCACCGTCAACACCGCAGGCGCGGTGCTCACCGGCAAGATGGGCGCCGACGTGGTCACGGTTTCCGCCACCGGCACCTTCGCGGACAAGAATGTTGCGAACGGCAAGACCGTCACGTTGACCAGCACCCATGGCGGCGCTGATGCCGGGAACTACACCTTCACCGACCAGGCCAGCACCACCGCAAACATCACGCCTGCCAACCTTGCAGTGACCGGCGTGACCGCCGCGAACAAGACCTATGACGCGACCATCGCGGCGACGCTGGGCGGCACGGCGACGGTCACCGCGCTGGGCACCGATGTGGTCACGCTGGGCGGCACGGGCAGCGGGACGTTCGCCAATAAGAATGTCGGCAGTGGCAAGGCCGTGACCGTCACCGGCTACACACTGGGCGGTACGGACGCGGGCAACTACACCGTCGTGCAGCCCACCGGCGTCACCGCCAACATCACCCCGGCCAACCTTGCAGTGACCGGCGTGACCGCTGCAAACAAGGTGTATGACGCGACCACTACGGCCACGCTAAGCGGCACGGCTTCGATCGCCGTACTGGGTACCGATGTGGTGTCGCTGGGCGGTCTAGCCAGCGGGGCGTTCGCCGACAAGAATGTGGGCACCGGCAAGGCGGTGACGGTGACCGGCTACACCATCAGCGGAGCGGATGCCGGCAACTATGCGCTGGGGCAGCCGGCCGGCCTGACCGCGAACATCACACCGGCCGCATTGAGCATCAGCGGCATCACCGCTAGCGACAAAACGCATGACGGCACGACTGCGGCGACCATCAGCACCGCAGGTGCGGTGTATACCGGCAAGCTCGGTGCCGACGCGGTATCGGTGAGCGCGACCGGTACGTTCGCCGACCCGAACGTAGGCAACGGAAAGACCGTTACGCTGACCAGCACGTACGGCGGCGCCGACGCAGGCAACTACACCATCACCGACCAGGCCAGCACCACCGCCAACATCACTTCTGTATCTGTTCCGGCCGCACCGCCGCAACCGGCGCAGAATGCGATCGCCCAGGTGCAGGCTAGCGTGCTGCCTCCCCAGGCGAGCATACAGCCTCAGGCTTTGAGCCTGTCCCCTTCCATAACGGTGGAACAGAGTTCTGGAGCTGTCAGCGTATCCAAGGATGAAACAACATCAGGGGCGGGCAGCAGTGCCTTGGTGAATACCACCCTGAACATCGGAGGTATGGGAGCAACATTGCACATTGTGAATGGCGGCATGAAGCTGCCGGAGAACATGGTCCACGTAAACGACTAA